One window from the genome of Nicotiana sylvestris chromosome 9, ASM39365v2, whole genome shotgun sequence encodes:
- the LOC104226542 gene encoding premnaspirodiene oxygenase-like: MLHCLLRASLTKITKNKVYLFPKNKFHIWLHMFVMCSMRQDEVHRMIEFFRSSPGKPVNVTKRFALFTSSMTCRSAFGQEYKEQDEFARLVKKVSNLMEGFDVADIFPSLKFLHVLTGMKAKVMDAHNELDEILDNIITEHKKVAKTNCESGSEGIIDVLLRLMKEGGLQFPITNDNIKAIIFDMFAAGTETSATTINWAMVEMMKNPSVFAKTQAEVRKILRGKETFGEIDVEEFKYLKMVIKETFRLHPPLPLLLPRECREETDLNGYTIPLKTKVVVNVWAMGRDPKYWDDVESFKPERFENNSMDYTGNNFEYLPFGSGRRICPGISFGLANVYFPLAQLLYHFDWKLPTEINPSELD, from the exons ATGCTTCATTGCTTACTAAGAGCTTCACTCACAAAAATTACTAAGAACAAAGTTTACCTTTTTcccaaaaataaatttcatatttgGCTCCACATGTTTGTAATGTGTTCAATGAGACAAGATGAAGTTCATCGTATGATTGAATTTTTTCGATCATCTCCTGGTAAGCCGGTTAATGTAACAAAAAGGTTTGCTCTATTCACAAGCTCTATGACATGTAGATCAGCCTTTGGACAAGAATACAAGGAGCAAGATGAATTTGCACGATTAGTCAAAAAAGTGTCAAACTTAATGGAAGGGTTTGATGTGGCTGATATATTCCCTTCATTGAAGTTTCTTCATGTGCTTACTGGAATGAAGGCTAAAGTGATGGATGCACACAATGAACTAGATGAGATTCTTGATAATATCATCACTGAGCACAAGAAGGTTGCAAAGACCAATTGTGAATCAGGAAGTGAAGGTATAATTGATGTACTGCTAAGACTTATGAAGGAAGGAGGTCTTCAATTTCCAATCACTAACGACAACATCAAAGCTATTATCTTT GACATGTTTGCTGCGGGAACAGAAACTTCAGCAACAACAATTAATTGGGCCATGGTCGAAATGATGAAGAATCCAAGTGTATTTGCCAAAACTCAAGCAGAGGTAAGAAAAATCTTGAGAGGGAAAGAAACTTTTGGTGAAATTGATGTCGAGGAGTTCAAATACCTAAAGATGGTCATTAAAGAAACTTTCAGACTCCACCCTCCGCTACCTCTTTTGCTTCCAAGAGAGTGTAGAGAAGAAACAGACTTAAATGGCTACACTATTCCATTGAAAACAAAAGTCGTGGTTAATGTTTGGGCAATGGGAAGAGATCCAAAATATTGGGATGATGTAGAAAGCTTTAAACCTGAGAGATTTGAAAATAACTCTATGGATTATACTGGTAATAATTTTGAATATCTTCCATTCGGTAGCGGAAGGAGAATTTGCCCTGGAATATCATTTGGTTTAGCAAATGTTTATTTTCCACTAGCTCAATTGTTGTATCATTTTGACTGGAAACTCCCAACTGAAATCAATCCAAGTGAACTAGACTGA